Proteins co-encoded in one Papaver somniferum cultivar HN1 chromosome 5, ASM357369v1, whole genome shotgun sequence genomic window:
- the LOC113282719 gene encoding protein PHOX1-like yields MGKPSGKKKKSDASLKHSRSGEPTPKAFDEDEAVFVTMSQELKDEGNRLFQKRDHEGAMLKYEKALKLLPRNHIDIAYLRSNMAACYMQMGIGEYPRAINECNLALESTPKYSKALLKRARCYEALNRLDLALRDVNLVLNVEPNNLTAVEIAQRVRQTLEKKGLTVDDKGVISVPNLDPPVASPTCKIMKQKLRKKKSNKATEEKKVDIEDFKADLEDKKAEDKVVVEVDVSPVKEVDTLKTVKLVFGEDIRWAQIPTNCSVQRVREIIQDRFPGSKAFLIKYRDQEGDLITITSTEELRWAEVSAEQHGSIRLYIVEVNSDQEPLFLGVKTRSEVPVLTANRNGSENGNTRKNGKGEKGSYIQDWIIQFAGMFKNHVGLDSDAYLNLHELGMKLYSEAIEDTVTSEEAQDLFELAEKQFQEMAALAMFNWGNVHMSKARKRLSFAEESSKESVLMTAKSTYEWAQKEYVKAGKRYEEALRIKPDFYEAHLALGQQQFEQAKLVWCYANGSGVDLETWPSTEVLQLFNSAEDNMENGLQMWEDIEEQQRLSKKQAKQDKFKLHLKEMGLDGLFTDVSTEETAERSTNMKCQINVLWGTILYERSVVEFKLGIPLWEECLEVSVEKFQLAGASTTDISVILKNHCASETAIDGLEFKIDEIVQAWNEMYDAKRWQLGVPSFRLEPLFRRRAPKLHDILENL; encoded by the exons GTTACGATGTCGCAGGAATTGAAGGATGAAGGAAACAGGTTGTTTCAGAAGAGGGATCATGAAGGAGCTATGCTAAAATATGAAAAGGCCCTTAAGTTGCTTCCTAGAAACCACATAGACATTGCCTATCTTCGGAGTAACATGGCAGCTTGTTATATGCAGATGGGTATAGGTGAGTACCCTAGAGCAATCAATGAATGCAATCTGGCTTTAGAATCCACTCCCAAGTACAGCAAAGCTCTCTTGAAGAGAGCAAGATGTTACGAGGCTCTAAATAGGTTGGATTTGGCCTTAAGAGATGTCAACTTGGTTTTGAATGTAGAGCCAAATAATCTCACTGCAGTGGAGATTGCACAAAGGGTGAGGCAGACGCTCGAGAAAAAAGGTCTCACAGTTGATGATAAAGGGGTCATTTCGGTTCCAAACTTAGATCCTCCTGTTGCTTCTCCCACTTGCAAAATAATGAAGCAGAAACTAAGAAAGAAAAAGAGCAATAAAGCGACTGAGGAGAAGAAGGTAGATATTGAGGATTTTAAAGCAGATCTTGAGGATAAGAAGGCAGAGGATAAGGTGGTTGTGGAGGTTGATGTGAGTCCTGTTAAGGAAGTAGATACCCTAAAGACTGTGAAATTGGTTTTCGGGGAAGATATAAGATGGGCTCAAATCCCTACTAATTGCAGTGTTCAACGTGTAAGGGAGATAATTCAGGATCGATTTCCAGGCTCGAAAGCTTTTCTCATCAAATACAGGGATCAAGAGGGAGACTTGATAACTATCACTTCCACAGAGGAGCTTAGATGGGCTGAAGTATCAGCTGAGCAACATGGTTCAATCAGGTTATATATTGTTGAAGTTAATTCCGACCAGGAACCGCTGTTTTTGGGAGTGAAGACCCGTTCCGAGGTGCCGGTGCTTACAGCAAACCGTAATGGCTCAGAGAATGGCAACACTCGGAAAAATGGAAAAGGTGAAAAAGGGTCATATATTCAAGATTGGATCATCCAATTTGCTGGGATGTTCAAGAATCATGTTGGATTAGACTCTGATGCTTATCTTAACCTCCATGAACTTGGAATGAAGCTTTACTCTGAAGCAATAGAGGATACTGTTACTAGTGAAGAAGCTCAAGATCTTTTTGAGTTGGCGGAAAAGCAGTTCCAAGAAATGGCAGCTTTGGCCATGTTCAATTGGGGTAATGTTCATATGTCTAAGGCAAGAAAGAGACTTTCCTTCGCCGAAGAATCTTCAAAAGAATCCGTACTTATGACAGCTAAAAGCACATATGAGTGGGCACAGAAAGAATATGTAAAGGCTGGAAAGAGATACGAAGAAGCTTTACGGATCAAACCAGATTTCTATGAAGCTCATCTAGCACTTGGGCAGCAACAATTTGAGCAAGCAAAACTTGTATGGTGTTATGCTAATGGAAGCGGGGTTGATTTGGAAACATGGCCATCTACAGAAGTTCTCCAACTTTTCAACAGTGCCGAAGATAACATggaaaatggtttacaaatgtgGGAAGACATAGAGGAGCAGCAGCGTCTGAGCAAGAAACAAGCCAAACAAGATAAGTTTAAATTGCACTTGAAGGAAATGGGGCTGGATGGGCTATTTACAGATGTCTCAACCGAAGAAACTGCAGAAAGGTCAACAAATATGAAGTGTCAGATTAATGTCTTATGGGGTACAATTCTGTATGAGCGATCTGTTGTGGAATTCAAACTAGGAATTCCACTCTGGGAAGAATGTCTAGAGGTTTCTGTTGAGAAATTTCAACTTGCTGGAGCTTCTACAACTGATATTAGCGTCATATTGAAGAACCACTGTGCAAGTGAAACTGCTATTGATG GTCTGGAGTTCAAAATTGATGAGATAGTACAGGCATGGAACGAGATGTATGATGCTAAAAGATGGCAGCTTGGGGTTCCATCTTTCCGACTTGAACCATTATTTCGACGCCGGGCACCAAAATTGCATGATATTCTAGAGAATTTGTGA